From Streptomyces sp. GSL17-111, one genomic window encodes:
- a CDS encoding dienelactone hydrolase family protein has protein sequence MDAESVNMPVDGVVLAGDLAVPDGASCVVVFAHGSGSSRHSPRNRAVAEALREAGLGTLLVDLLTADEERADATTRRHRFDVPMLARRLVGLVDRLDERPGTAGVAVGLFGASTGAGAALVAAAARPERVRAVVSRGGRPDLAGEALARVRAPVLLIVGGADTDVLRLNREAARALRAPHRERVVPGATHLFAEPGALAEVAEAARAWFLHPGGPDGTDGAEVPE, from the coding sequence GTGGACGCCGAGAGCGTGAACATGCCGGTGGACGGGGTCGTGCTGGCCGGGGATCTGGCGGTGCCGGACGGAGCGTCGTGCGTGGTGGTGTTCGCGCACGGGAGCGGGAGCTCCCGGCACAGTCCGCGCAACCGGGCCGTCGCGGAGGCCCTGCGGGAGGCGGGGCTGGGCACACTGCTCGTCGACCTGCTGACGGCGGACGAGGAGCGGGCGGACGCGACGACGCGTCGGCACCGGTTCGACGTCCCGATGCTGGCGCGGCGGCTCGTCGGCCTCGTGGACCGGCTCGATGAGCGGCCCGGGACGGCGGGGGTAGCGGTGGGCCTCTTCGGAGCGAGTACGGGGGCGGGTGCGGCCCTGGTCGCGGCGGCCGCGCGACCGGAACGGGTGCGGGCCGTGGTCTCCCGGGGCGGTCGCCCGGATCTGGCCGGGGAGGCGCTGGCGCGGGTGCGGGCTCCGGTGCTGCTGATCGTCGGTGGTGCGGACACGGACGTGCTGCGGCTGAACCGGGAGGCGGCGCGGGCGTTGCGGGCGCCGCACCGCGAGCGCGTCGTGCCCGGCGCCACGCACCTCTTCGCCGAGCCCGGCGCGTTGGCGGAGGTCGCGGAGGCGGCGCGGGCGTGGTTCCTGCACCCGGGCGGGCCGGACGGCACGGACGGTGCGGAGGTGCCGGAATGA
- a CDS encoding restriction endonuclease: MAAGTAARGRRAAARRQRRRRLGAASAGAVLLLILLAASWSTLWPYVVGAACLCGLGAVAWWWWRTDRALRGGDRRWRQEEAVRAGHRTLAEVDAMTGTEFEELVAALCRRDGCTEVRRVGGSHDNGADVVGRLPDGRTMVVQCKRFVPTSTIRSRDVRDLLGSAVHFHADVAVFVTTTRFSGPSGSFAVQNGIIAVHRDLLGLWNSGASLTSLIEVNGSGQGDVRHRARWKQTYGTTRRKPGSKRPT, translated from the coding sequence ATGGCGGCGGGAACGGCTGCGCGCGGACGGAGGGCAGCCGCGCGGAGGCAACGGCGAAGGCGGCTCGGCGCGGCGTCGGCGGGCGCCGTACTCCTGCTGATCCTCCTGGCCGCCTCCTGGTCCACGTTGTGGCCCTACGTCGTCGGAGCCGCGTGTCTGTGCGGCCTGGGCGCCGTCGCCTGGTGGTGGTGGCGGACGGACCGCGCCCTGCGCGGCGGCGACCGCCGCTGGCGGCAGGAGGAGGCGGTGCGGGCCGGCCACCGCACGCTGGCCGAGGTGGACGCGATGACCGGGACGGAGTTCGAGGAACTGGTCGCCGCGTTGTGCCGGCGGGACGGCTGTACGGAGGTCCGCCGGGTGGGCGGCTCCCATGACAACGGCGCCGACGTCGTCGGCCGCCTTCCGGACGGCCGGACCATGGTCGTCCAGTGCAAGCGCTTCGTGCCCACCAGCACCATCAGGAGCCGGGACGTGCGGGATCTTCTGGGATCGGCGGTGCACTTCCACGCCGACGTGGCCGTCTTCGTGACCACGACCCGCTTCAGCGGTCCCTCGGGATCGTTCGCGGTGCAGAACGGCATCATCGCCGTCCATCGCGACCTCCTCGGCCTGTGGAACAGCGGAGCCTCGCTGACCTCCCTGATCGAGGTCAACGGCTCCGGCCAGGGGGACGTCCGCCACCGGGCCCGCTGGAAGCAGACCTACGGAACCACCCGCCGCAAGCCCGGAAGCAAGCGCCCCACCTGA
- a CDS encoding phosphorothioated DNA-binding restriction endonuclease, translated as MDWLGRIAALRQWTRDGARAPHKPLLLLYALGRFQEDADGGLSYSVVEEDLKRLLSEYGPPHRSTPAYPFHHLVSDGVWEVRTDRGTGSPGTAVRELRASGAVGRLVPELRAALRREPELLGRMTRLLLDLHFPTSLHGDLCATIGLDLEPPESGGVASARRRRDRRMRELVLTAYAYQCAFCGYDGALGAAPVGLEAAHVRWWAFGGPDDVENGLCLCSLHHKLFDKGVLGVGDDHRILVSRHFVGRGAAARKHVTGLAGRSLTGPQPGVRPVAAQHRSWHTSQVFHGPSRTGADLQTAGT; from the coding sequence ATGGACTGGCTGGGGCGGATCGCGGCGTTGAGACAGTGGACCAGGGACGGGGCCCGCGCTCCCCACAAGCCGCTCCTCCTGCTCTACGCCCTGGGCCGGTTCCAGGAGGACGCCGACGGCGGGCTGTCCTACAGCGTGGTGGAGGAGGACCTGAAGCGGCTGCTGTCCGAGTACGGTCCCCCTCACAGGTCGACACCCGCCTACCCCTTTCACCACCTGGTCAGCGACGGTGTGTGGGAGGTGCGCACCGATCGCGGCACCGGCAGCCCCGGGACCGCGGTACGGGAGCTGCGGGCGTCCGGGGCCGTCGGGCGGCTCGTGCCGGAGCTGCGGGCCGCGCTGCGGCGGGAGCCGGAGCTGCTGGGCCGGATGACCCGCCTCCTGCTGGACCTGCACTTCCCGACCTCGCTCCACGGAGACCTCTGCGCGACGATCGGTCTGGATCTGGAGCCCCCGGAGTCCGGAGGGGTGGCGTCAGCGCGACGCCGGAGGGACCGGCGTATGCGGGAACTGGTCCTGACGGCCTACGCGTACCAGTGCGCCTTCTGTGGATACGACGGGGCGCTGGGGGCGGCACCGGTCGGGCTGGAGGCCGCGCACGTGCGCTGGTGGGCGTTCGGTGGGCCGGATGACGTCGAGAACGGTCTCTGTCTGTGCTCGCTGCACCACAAGCTCTTCGACAAGGGCGTTCTCGGAGTCGGCGACGACCACCGCATCCTCGTCTCGCGGCACTTCGTCGGACGTGGCGCGGCGGCCCGCAAGCACGTCACTGGCCTCGCGGGCCGTTCGCTCACCGGACCGCAGCCGGGCGTCCGCCCCGTGGCGGCGCAGCACCGCTCCTGGCACACCAGCCAGGTCTTCCACGGCCCCTCGCGGACCGGGGCGGATCTGCAGACCGCCGGAACGTGA
- a CDS encoding ATP-binding protein has product MRRFIGRDRELKMLGDALRSVQDATGSAKPGQCILMRGRRRVGKSSLVEEFLRRTEVPHLFFTAAGGTAEDELTELLDTVARSTMPDRELFSEETPDQWNAAFRLLAEILPDDSPSVVVMDEVPYLMHRIDAFEGMLQRAWDRLLSRKPVLLLLVGSDLSMMEALNSYDRPFHQRGREMVVGPLNPADIGEMLGLAPAAAFDAALVTGGLPLICAEWRPGADVWEFLGDSLDNPISALLVSAERSLAAEFPPQALSREVLRAIGSGERTFTNIARAAGGIAHTTLTRATDLLTEKRVVAAELPLSLRPSKERRYRVADPYLRFWLAFLDPHMAEIERMRGDLTLSRIKERWTSWRGRAVEPLVRESLARLLPDGLLPAAPAIGGYWTRSNDVEIDLVGADQQPVAHELLFLGSVKWLENSAFDAHDLAALHKHRAAITDEPVPLVAVSRNGITCSGIQAAYGPEELLGAWRRT; this is encoded by the coding sequence GTGCGGCGTTTCATCGGACGGGACCGCGAGCTGAAGATGCTCGGCGACGCTCTGCGATCGGTGCAGGACGCCACCGGCTCGGCGAAGCCGGGACAGTGCATCCTCATGCGCGGGCGGAGGCGGGTCGGCAAGTCCAGCCTCGTCGAGGAGTTCCTCCGGCGCACGGAGGTGCCGCATCTCTTCTTCACCGCAGCGGGCGGCACGGCGGAGGACGAGCTGACGGAACTGCTCGACACCGTCGCCCGATCCACCATGCCCGATCGGGAACTGTTCTCGGAGGAGACTCCCGACCAGTGGAACGCGGCCTTCAGGCTGCTCGCGGAGATTCTTCCGGACGACAGCCCGAGCGTGGTCGTCATGGACGAGGTTCCGTACCTCATGCACCGCATCGACGCGTTCGAGGGCATGCTCCAGCGGGCGTGGGACCGTCTGCTCAGCCGTAAGCCCGTACTGCTCCTCCTGGTCGGCTCCGACCTGTCGATGATGGAGGCGTTGAACAGCTACGACCGCCCGTTCCACCAGCGGGGCCGGGAGATGGTCGTGGGGCCGCTGAACCCCGCCGACATCGGCGAGATGCTCGGCCTGGCACCGGCCGCCGCCTTCGACGCCGCGCTGGTCACCGGAGGTCTTCCGCTGATCTGCGCGGAGTGGCGGCCCGGAGCGGACGTCTGGGAGTTCCTCGGCGACTCGCTCGACAACCCGATCTCGGCGCTGCTGGTCTCCGCCGAACGCTCACTCGCAGCGGAGTTCCCACCACAGGCGCTGAGCAGAGAAGTCCTACGGGCCATCGGAAGCGGCGAGAGAACCTTCACCAACATCGCCCGCGCGGCCGGCGGCATCGCCCACACCACGCTCACCCGAGCCACTGACCTCCTGACCGAGAAGCGGGTGGTGGCGGCCGAACTCCCCCTCTCTCTGCGACCGTCGAAGGAACGCCGCTACCGCGTGGCCGACCCGTACCTACGGTTCTGGCTCGCGTTTCTGGATCCCCACATGGCGGAGATCGAGCGGATGCGGGGCGATCTCACGTTGAGCCGGATCAAGGAGCGGTGGACGAGCTGGCGGGGGCGTGCGGTCGAGCCCCTCGTCCGGGAGTCCCTCGCCCGCCTCCTGCCGGACGGGCTCCTGCCCGCCGCTCCGGCGATCGGTGGCTACTGGACCCGCAGCAATGACGTCGAGATCGACCTGGTCGGCGCCGACCAGCAGCCGGTGGCCCACGAGTTGCTCTTCCTCGGTTCGGTCAAGTGGCTGGAGAACTCCGCGTTCGACGCCCACGACCTGGCCGCGCTCCACAAGCACCGGGCCGCGATCACCGACGAGCCGGTACCGCTCGTGGCGGTCTCCCGCAACGGGATCACCTGTTCCGGCATCCAGGCGGCGTACGGCCCCGAAGAACTGCTCGGCGCCTGGCGCAGGACCTGA
- a CDS encoding asparaginase, which yields MTESVRNVAVFSLGGTIAMTTDPTAGGVVPALSAHELLAAVPALATSGIGLKAQDFRRLPGASLTFEDLTALSAAIAAELETGEVDGVVVTQGTDTIEETAFLLDLYHGHAQPLVVTGAMRNPTLPGADGPANLHSAVLAAADPGLSGAGCLVVLGDEIHSARTVRKSHTTSPAAFTSPACGPIGRIAENRVRRVGGLPRRGPLVPVPDREARVGLYTVTLGDDGTLLDLWDGNCDGLVVAAFGVGHVPERLVEGLTELASRMPVILASRIGNGPVLSDTYGFSGSEKDLLCRGLIGAGDLGPYQARLLLHALLAHGADGATVRETFTTASAR from the coding sequence ATGACGGAGTCGGTCAGGAACGTGGCCGTCTTCTCCCTCGGCGGCACGATCGCCATGACCACCGACCCCACCGCCGGAGGCGTCGTACCGGCGCTTTCGGCCCACGAACTCCTCGCGGCGGTACCCGCGCTGGCCACGAGCGGCATCGGCCTCAAGGCGCAGGACTTCCGTCGTCTGCCGGGCGCCTCCCTGACCTTCGAGGACCTCACCGCACTGTCAGCCGCGATCGCGGCGGAGCTGGAGACCGGAGAGGTCGACGGCGTCGTCGTCACCCAGGGCACGGACACCATCGAGGAGACCGCCTTCCTCCTCGACCTCTACCACGGCCACGCGCAGCCTCTCGTCGTCACCGGCGCCATGCGCAACCCCACCCTGCCCGGCGCCGACGGCCCGGCCAACCTCCACTCCGCCGTTCTGGCCGCCGCCGACCCCGGGCTCAGCGGCGCCGGCTGTCTGGTCGTACTCGGCGACGAGATCCACTCGGCCCGGACCGTCCGCAAGTCCCACACCACCAGCCCCGCCGCCTTCACCTCACCGGCGTGCGGCCCGATCGGGCGGATCGCGGAGAACCGCGTTCGGAGGGTGGGCGGGTTGCCGCGCCGCGGGCCGCTGGTCCCTGTCCCCGACCGCGAGGCGCGCGTCGGGCTGTACACCGTCACCCTCGGCGACGACGGCACGCTGCTCGACCTGTGGGACGGCAACTGCGACGGACTCGTGGTCGCGGCCTTCGGCGTCGGCCACGTCCCGGAGCGCCTCGTCGAGGGGCTCACCGAGCTCGCGTCCCGCATGCCCGTGATCCTCGCCTCCCGCATCGGCAACGGACCCGTCCTGTCCGACACGTACGGCTTTTCCGGCTCCGAGAAGGACCTCCTCTGTCGAGGGCTGATCGGCGCCGGAGACCTCGGCCCGTACCAGGCGAGGCTCCTGCTGCACGCCCTGCTCGCCCATGGCGCCGACGGGGCGACGGTCCGAGAGACCTTCACCACCGCTTCCGCCCGCTGA
- a CDS encoding DNA polymerase III subunit gamma and tau: MSSLALYRRYRPETFAEVIGQEHVTAPLQQALRNNRVNHAYLFSGPRGCGKTTSARILARCLNCEQGPTPTPCGTCRSCVDLARGGSGSIDVIEIDAASHGGVDDARELREKAFFGPAASRYKIYIIDEAHMVTPAGFNALLKVVEEPPEHLKFIFATTEPEKVIGTIRSRTHHYPFRLVPPGTLRDYLSEVCGRESIPVEEAVLPLVVRAGAGSVRDSMSVMDQLLAGAGEAGVTYAMATGLLGYTDAALLDEVVDAFAAGDGAAAFGVVDRVIEGGHDPRRFVTDLLERLRDLVILAAVPDAAEKGLIEAPDDVLERMRAQAEVYGAAELSRAADLVNTGLTEMRGATSPRLQLELICARVLLPAGYGDERSVQARLDRLERGVAAAPGAVPAAGGAPAPQAAAYPTPAEPPAPTPAPHAAPPAHAGPPAHAAPSPAPEAEAGPPVRAAEGGRRPGAWPTAAGASSPAPASSAAAPSPAPSAPPSAPPPAAPGGGDVAQVQQMWPQVLDAVKNRRKVTWMRLTEFARVSGFDGTTLQLAFPNAGARDSFAGSGHEEVLRAVLAEQFRVQWKIEAVVDSGGGGGAAGGGPASPGRPPYAQQPSAQQPPQPSGHQQPYGQQPGAGYAGPAASAFGAAAVQAPASARPAGPQGAHGAQGAQAAAPARERPVRPEPEAPRAPEVRPPEPPPVPVEEDIPEDDDPDLDESALSGHDLIVRELGATVVEEINHE; this comes from the coding sequence GTGTCGTCCCTCGCGCTGTACCGCCGCTACCGCCCCGAGACCTTCGCCGAGGTCATCGGGCAGGAGCATGTGACCGCCCCGCTGCAGCAGGCGCTGCGGAACAACCGGGTCAACCACGCCTACCTGTTCAGTGGGCCGCGCGGGTGCGGAAAGACGACCAGTGCGCGCATCCTGGCGCGCTGCCTGAACTGCGAGCAGGGCCCGACGCCGACGCCGTGCGGGACCTGCCGGTCGTGTGTGGACCTGGCGCGCGGGGGCTCGGGCTCCATCGACGTGATCGAGATCGACGCCGCCTCGCACGGTGGCGTCGACGACGCCCGTGAGTTGCGGGAGAAGGCCTTCTTCGGGCCCGCCGCCAGTCGCTACAAGATCTACATCATCGACGAGGCGCACATGGTGACGCCGGCGGGGTTCAACGCCCTGCTGAAGGTCGTCGAGGAGCCGCCGGAGCACCTGAAGTTCATCTTCGCCACGACGGAGCCGGAGAAGGTGATCGGCACCATCCGGTCGCGGACCCACCACTACCCGTTCCGCCTGGTGCCGCCGGGGACGCTGCGTGACTACCTGAGCGAGGTGTGCGGCCGGGAGAGCATCCCGGTCGAGGAGGCCGTGCTGCCGCTGGTGGTGCGGGCCGGCGCCGGGTCGGTGCGTGACTCGATGTCCGTGATGGACCAGTTGCTGGCCGGTGCCGGTGAGGCGGGTGTGACGTACGCCATGGCCACCGGGCTGCTGGGCTACACCGACGCGGCGCTGCTGGACGAGGTGGTCGACGCCTTCGCGGCGGGTGACGGGGCCGCCGCCTTCGGCGTGGTGGACCGGGTGATCGAGGGCGGTCACGACCCGCGCCGCTTCGTGACGGACCTGCTGGAGCGGCTGCGGGACCTGGTGATCCTCGCCGCTGTGCCGGACGCGGCGGAGAAGGGGCTCATCGAGGCGCCCGACGACGTGCTGGAGCGCATGCGGGCCCAGGCCGAGGTGTACGGGGCGGCGGAGCTGAGCCGTGCGGCGGACCTGGTGAACACCGGGCTGACGGAGATGCGCGGGGCCACGTCGCCCCGGTTGCAGTTGGAGTTGATCTGCGCCCGCGTGCTGCTGCCCGCCGGGTACGGGGACGAGCGGTCCGTGCAGGCCCGGCTGGACCGGCTGGAACGGGGCGTCGCGGCGGCACCCGGTGCCGTCCCTGCGGCGGGTGGGGCTCCGGCGCCGCAGGCCGCCGCCTACCCGACCCCGGCGGAGCCCCCCGCGCCGACGCCCGCACCGCACGCCGCCCCGCCCGCGCACGCCGGGCCGCCCGCGCACGCCGCGCCGTCCCCCGCGCCCGAGGCGGAGGCCGGGCCGCCGGTGCGGGCGGCCGAGGGGGGCCGTCGGCCGGGTGCCTGGCCCACGGCGGCGGGGGCGTCGTCCCCCGCGCCCGCGTCGTCGGCGGCGGCTCCGTCCCCCGCGCCGTCCGCCCCGCCGTCCGCCCCGCCGCCCGCCGCGCCGGGGGGTGGGGACGTGGCGCAGGTGCAGCAGATGTGGCCGCAGGTGCTGGACGCCGTGAAGAACCGGCGGAAGGTGACCTGGATGCGGCTCACCGAGTTCGCCCGGGTCAGCGGGTTCGACGGGACGACGCTGCAGCTCGCCTTCCCGAACGCCGGGGCGCGGGACAGCTTCGCCGGGAGCGGCCACGAGGAGGTGCTGCGCGCGGTCCTGGCCGAGCAGTTCCGGGTGCAGTGGAAGATCGAGGCCGTGGTCGACAGCGGTGGCGGCGGGGGAGCGGCTGGCGGGGGCCCGGCGTCCCCGGGCAGGCCGCCCTACGCCCAGCAGCCTTCGGCGCAGCAGCCGCCGCAGCCGTCCGGTCACCAGCAGCCCTACGGGCAGCAGCCCGGGGCGGGCTACGCGGGGCCCGCCGCGTCGGCGTTCGGCGCGGCGGCGGTGCAGGCCCCGGCGTCCGCCCGGCCCGCCGGTCCCCAGGGCGCGCACGGCGCCCAGGGCGCGCAGGCGGCGGCACCGGCCCGGGAGCGGCCCGTCCGGCCGGAGCCCGAGGCACCGCGCGCTCCGGAGGTGCGGCCGCCGGAGCCGCCGCCCGTCCCGGTCGAGGAGGACATCCCCGAGGACGACGATCCGGACCTGGACGAGTCGGCCCTGTCGGGCCACGACCTGATCGTGCGGGAACTGGGTGCCACGGTGGTCGAGGAGATCAACCACGAGTGA
- a CDS encoding YbaB/EbfC family nucleoid-associated protein, protein MQQLLQQAQKMQQDLAAAQQELAETPVEGSAGGGLVKATVTGAGELTSLVIDPKAVDPEDTETLADLVLAAVRDANAAAQQLQQDKLGPLAQGLGGGGMPGLPF, encoded by the coding sequence ATGCAGCAGCTGCTGCAGCAGGCCCAGAAGATGCAGCAGGACCTCGCGGCGGCCCAGCAGGAGCTGGCCGAGACGCCCGTGGAGGGCTCTGCGGGCGGTGGTCTGGTGAAGGCGACGGTGACGGGTGCCGGGGAGCTGACGTCCCTGGTCATCGACCCGAAGGCGGTGGACCCGGAGGACACCGAGACGCTGGCGGACCTGGTGCTGGCGGCCGTGCGCGACGCGAACGCGGCGGCGCAGCAGCTCCAGCAGGACAAGCTGGGCCCGCTCGCGCAGGGTCTGGGCGGCGGCGGCATGCCCGGCCTCCCCTTCTAG
- the recR gene encoding recombination mediator RecR, whose amino-acid sequence MYEGVVQDLIDELGRLPGVGPKSAQRIAFHILQAEPADVRRLANALAEVKAKVRFCEVCGNVAEEEQCRVCRDPRRDPSVICVVEEPKDVVAIERTREFRGRYHVLGGAISPIEGVGPDDLRIRELLARLADGAVTELILATDPNLEGEATATYLARMVSSMGLKVTRLASGLPVGGDLEYADEVTLGRAFEGRRLLDV is encoded by the coding sequence GTGTACGAGGGCGTCGTCCAGGACCTCATCGACGAGCTGGGGCGGCTGCCCGGCGTGGGGCCGAAGAGCGCCCAGCGGATCGCGTTCCACATCCTGCAGGCCGAGCCGGCCGACGTGCGGCGGCTGGCGAACGCGCTGGCGGAGGTCAAGGCGAAGGTCCGGTTCTGCGAGGTGTGCGGGAACGTCGCCGAGGAGGAGCAGTGCCGGGTCTGCCGTGATCCGCGCCGCGACCCGTCGGTGATCTGCGTGGTGGAGGAGCCGAAGGACGTCGTCGCGATCGAGCGGACGCGGGAGTTCCGGGGCCGCTACCACGTGCTGGGCGGCGCGATCAGCCCGATCGAGGGCGTCGGCCCGGACGATCTGCGGATAAGGGAGCTGCTGGCGCGGCTCGCGGACGGCGCCGTCACGGAGCTGATCCTGGCCACGGACCCGAACCTGGAGGGTGAGGCCACCGCGACGTACCTGGCCCGGATGGTGTCGTCCATGGGTCTGAAGGTCACGCGGCTGGCCAGCGGTCTCCCTGTCGGGGGAGACTTGGAGTACGCCGATGAGGTCACGCTGGGGCGGGCCTTCGAGGGGAGAAGGTTGCTCGATGTCTGA
- a CDS encoding DUF5063 domain-containing protein, with protein MSETTQTGTAYVAARLSDDAADPDDFAVQIADQVESFILAVTEVAKGDEPSSAVPYLLLEVSQLLLAGGRLGAHEDIVPDERYEPDTGPEPDDVDALREGLARLLDPVDVYAEVFDPYVPRNAPVTSRISDDMADVITDLRHGMAHYRAGRTSEALWWWQFSYLSNWGSTASAALRALQSLVAHVRLDTPLGELDGLDTDSGADGDDGELEREAGAVMAAEIGVPLGMKPHGGA; from the coding sequence ATGTCTGAGACGACGCAGACCGGTACGGCGTACGTCGCCGCACGACTGAGTGACGACGCCGCCGATCCGGACGACTTCGCGGTCCAGATCGCCGACCAGGTCGAGAGCTTCATCCTCGCCGTGACCGAGGTCGCGAAGGGGGACGAGCCGAGCAGCGCGGTGCCCTACCTGCTGCTGGAGGTCTCCCAACTGCTGCTGGCCGGTGGACGCCTCGGCGCGCACGAGGACATCGTTCCGGACGAGCGGTACGAGCCGGACACGGGTCCCGAGCCGGACGACGTCGACGCCCTGCGGGAGGGGCTGGCGAGGCTGCTGGACCCGGTCGACGTCTACGCGGAGGTCTTCGACCCCTACGTCCCGCGCAACGCTCCGGTCACCTCCCGCATCTCCGACGACATGGCGGACGTCATCACCGATCTGCGGCACGGCATGGCGCACTACCGCGCCGGCCGCACGTCGGAGGCGCTGTGGTGGTGGCAGTTCTCGTACCTGTCCAACTGGGGTTCGACGGCGTCGGCGGCGCTGCGGGCGCTGCAGTCGTTGGTGGCGCACGTCCGGCTGGACACGCCGCTGGGCGAGCTGGACGGGCTGGACACCGACTCGGGTGCGGACGGCGACGACGGCGAGCTGGAGCGTGAGGCCGGGGCCGTCATGGCGGCGGAGATCGGCGTCCCGCTGGGGATGAAGCCGCACGGCGGGGCCTGA
- a CDS encoding pyridoxamine 5'-phosphate oxidase family protein, translating into MTGMKEPATRLDGRFSSPSAAATAWSDAAERLERAEVFWLSTVRADGRPHVTPLIAVWLDGALHFCTGPVEQKARNLAANPHCVLTTGTSALDAGEDLVVEGEAAEVTDEDRLRTLAEAYVVKYGEEWRFDVHDGAFTGQGGRALVFAVAPVRAFGFAKGEPFGQTRWRFDGAG; encoded by the coding sequence ATGACGGGGATGAAGGAGCCGGCGACGCGTCTGGACGGGCGGTTCAGCTCACCGTCGGCGGCGGCGACGGCGTGGTCGGACGCGGCCGAGCGGCTGGAGCGGGCGGAGGTGTTCTGGCTCTCCACCGTGCGGGCCGACGGCCGTCCGCACGTCACGCCGCTGATCGCGGTGTGGCTGGACGGCGCCCTGCACTTCTGCACGGGCCCGGTCGAGCAGAAGGCGCGGAACCTGGCGGCGAACCCGCACTGCGTCCTGACGACGGGCACGAGCGCCCTGGACGCCGGTGAGGACCTGGTGGTGGAGGGCGAGGCCGCCGAGGTGACGGACGAGGACCGGCTGCGGACGCTGGCCGAGGCCTACGTCGTGAAGTACGGCGAGGAGTGGCGCTTCGACGTCCACGACGGCGCGTTCACCGGTCAGGGCGGCCGGGCGCTGGTCTTCGCGGTGGCGCCGGTGCGGGCCTTCGGGTTCGCGAAGGGGGAGCCGTTCGGCCAGACGCGGTGGCGGTTCGACGGCGCCGGGTGA